From Ignisphaera aggregans DSM 17230, the proteins below share one genomic window:
- a CDS encoding Rhamnulokinase (COGs: COG1070 Sugar (pentulose and hexulose) kinase~InterPro IPR018484:IPR018485~KEGG: cma:Cmaq_0709 carbohydrate kinase FGGY~PFAM: Carbohydrate kinase, FGGY-like~PRIAM: Rhamnulokinase~SPTR: A8MCN9 Carbohydrate kinase FGGY~PFAM: FGGY family of carbohydrate kinases, N-terminal domain; FGGY family of carbohydrate kinases, C-terminal domain) → MDTIYVLGFDLGASSGRAMIGIIDENEKKVSIEEIYRFPNFMIRLGDSLYWDVLRIWHEVKQGIRHAYKRYGDKIVSIGVDTWGIDFGLLDEHGELIGFPHTYRDPRTEGMMEEVLRIIPKEKIYERTGIQFIRINTLYQIYSMAKRGSPQLRIAKTFLMIPDIFNYWLSGVAVAEFTEATTTQFVDPRAKKWCYDILEALGIPTHIFPEIIEPTTRLGKISPKLVEELGISRGIEIIAPATHDTASAVAAGPMVDENAGYVSSGTWSLVGIELPEPLINRKAMEYNYTNEGGAFNTITFLRNIQGMWLVEESRRVLAEQGITLSYDEILRLAKEAKPFKALIDPDHPRFIAPINMVEEINRYLEETKQEKPSNLGEYFRIIFDSLALKYRVAWEQAEDLTGRRLTHINIFGGGSRNWLLNQIVADVMNLPVYAGPEEATTIGNILLQAAGLGIIKSLRELREYVRNSYEIKVYQPNHTKIHDDAYTKFLEILEYTPKP, encoded by the coding sequence ATGGATACTATCTATGTTTTAGGATTTGATCTTGGTGCAAGTAGTGGTAGAGCTATGATAGGTATTATCGATGAGAATGAGAAGAAGGTCTCTATAGAGGAGATCTATAGGTTTCCAAACTTCATGATTAGACTTGGTGATAGTCTTTATTGGGATGTTTTGAGGATTTGGCATGAGGTTAAACAGGGTATTAGACATGCTTATAAGAGGTATGGAGATAAGATAGTGTCTATAGGTGTAGATACATGGGGTATAGACTTTGGGTTGCTTGATGAGCATGGCGAGCTTATAGGATTTCCACATACATATAGGGATCCGAGAACAGAGGGTATGATGGAAGAGGTTCTTAGGATTATACCAAAGGAGAAGATATATGAGAGAACAGGTATACAGTTCATAAGGATAAATACATTGTATCAGATATATTCTATGGCTAAGAGAGGCTCGCCACAGCTAAGAATAGCAAAAACATTTCTAATGATTCCAGACATATTTAACTACTGGCTCTCTGGTGTAGCTGTAGCAGAGTTTACAGAGGCTACCACAACACAATTTGTTGATCCTAGAGCTAAGAAGTGGTGTTATGATATATTAGAAGCTCTTGGAATACCAACACATATATTTCCTGAGATCATAGAACCTACAACAAGACTTGGAAAAATATCTCCAAAACTAGTTGAGGAACTTGGTATATCGAGAGGTATAGAGATTATTGCTCCAGCTACACATGATACTGCATCAGCTGTAGCAGCAGGTCCTATGGTTGATGAGAATGCTGGATATGTTTCATCTGGTACATGGAGTCTTGTTGGTATAGAGCTTCCAGAGCCTTTAATAAATAGAAAGGCGATGGAGTATAACTATACTAATGAGGGTGGCGCGTTCAATACTATTACATTTCTAAGAAATATACAGGGTATGTGGCTTGTCGAAGAATCTAGAAGAGTTTTAGCTGAACAGGGTATAACATTATCATATGATGAAATTCTAAGGCTTGCTAAGGAAGCAAAACCATTTAAGGCATTGATAGATCCCGATCATCCAAGGTTTATAGCCCCTATAAACATGGTTGAAGAGATTAATAGATATTTGGAAGAGACGAAGCAGGAGAAACCTAGTAATCTAGGTGAATACTTTAGAATAATATTCGATAGTCTTGCACTCAAATATAGGGTGGCATGGGAGCAGGCAGAGGATCTTACTGGGAGAAGACTTACACATATAAATATCTTTGGTGGTGGTTCTAGAAACTGGTTGTTGAATCAGATTGTAGCTGATGTAATGAATCTACCTGTTTATGCAGGTCCAGAAGAAGCAACAACAATAGGAAATATATTACTACAGGCTGCAGGTCTGGGTATTATAAAATCTCTTAGAGAGCTTAGAGAATATGTAAGAAATTCATATGAGATAAAAGTGTATCAGCCTAACCATACAAAGATTCATGACGATGCATACACAAAATTCTTAGAGATTTTAGAATATACTCCTAAGCCATAG
- a CDS encoding Xylose isomerase domain protein TIM barrel (InterPro IPR012307~KEGG: dtu:Dtur_0423 xylose isomerase domain protein TIM barrel~PFAM: Xylose isomerase domain protein TIM barrel~SPTR: B8E1U3 Xylose isomerase domain protein TIM barrel), with product MAKIYFGINNCFAVKRWPMPDEWAEIYAKLDVKYLQFSFDLLDPKIHSRSIDHMVGLIKDAVKRYGLVIHSTFTGLIGYSLNLLAHPDPLMRADALDWYLSAVDVTAKLGVGITGGHIAAKSVRDYRDPSRRSYIDSVLIDNVKVLRLYAQTRDLKMILWEPMPVPRETPWTMNETEEILRKANEGPGVPVKLNIDLGHQCTLKGDEWSPYNWLKRFAPESPAIHIQQTDGKADRHWSFTEEYNKIGIIKPDKVIEAIDASGAKEVYLFLEYIPPAEAPDDDVLRDLEISVKYWKQFLG from the coding sequence ATGGCTAAAATATATTTTGGCATAAATAACTGTTTCGCTGTTAAGAGATGGCCAATGCCCGACGAATGGGCAGAGATCTATGCAAAGCTCGATGTGAAATACCTACAGTTTTCATTCGATCTTCTCGATCCAAAGATACATAGTCGTTCGATAGACCATATGGTTGGTCTTATAAAGGATGCTGTCAAGAGATATGGACTTGTTATACATTCGACATTTACAGGTTTGATAGGATATTCACTAAATCTATTAGCACATCCAGATCCTCTTATGAGAGCAGATGCACTTGATTGGTATCTATCTGCAGTAGATGTCACGGCAAAGCTAGGTGTAGGAATTACAGGCGGTCATATAGCTGCCAAGAGTGTTAGGGATTATAGAGATCCTAGTAGGAGAAGCTACATAGATTCTGTCCTTATAGACAATGTAAAGGTATTGAGGCTGTATGCACAGACAAGAGATCTAAAGATGATTCTCTGGGAGCCTATGCCAGTCCCAAGAGAGACTCCTTGGACCATGAACGAGACAGAGGAAATCCTTAGAAAAGCTAATGAGGGTCCTGGTGTACCTGTGAAACTAAATATTGATCTAGGTCATCAATGCACTCTCAAAGGAGATGAATGGAGCCCATACAACTGGTTAAAGAGATTTGCACCAGAGTCTCCAGCTATACACATACAGCAAACAGATGGTAAAGCAGATAGACATTGGTCATTTACAGAAGAATACAATAAGATTGGGATAATAAAACCGGATAAAGTTATAGAAGCAATAGATGCCTCAGGTGCTAAAGAGGTATATCTATTCCTAGAGTATATACCACCAGCAGAAGCTCCTGATGACGATGTATTAAGAGATTTAGAGATATCTGTTAAATACTGGAAGCAGTTCTTAGGATAG
- a CDS encoding SPP-like hydrolase (COGs: COG0561 hydrolase of the HAD superfamily~InterPro IPR006380:IPR005834:IPR013200:IPR006382~KEGG: sai:Saci_1518 hypothetical protein~PFAM: Haloacid dehalogenase domain protein hydrolase type 3; sucrose-6F-phosphate phosphohydrolase; Haloacid dehalogenase domain protein hydrolase~PRIAM: Phosphoglycolate phosphatase~SPTR: Q4J8P4 Phosphoglycolate phosphatase~TIGRFAM: SPP-like hydrolase~PFAM: haloacid dehalogenase-like hydrolase~TIGRFAM: HAD-superfamily hydrolase, subfamily IIB; sucrose-phosphate phosphatase-like hydrolase, Archaeal) produces the protein MGSILRVIKEFFNGVKPDMMFIDIDGVMTITRGSYILDLDVVKLLREVESLKLPICLTSGNAYPVVLTLQRYLGFSSLFIAENGCVIHINKNYIKLCRESLDPIVEEISKRFGLPKSDSNLYRFCDRAFRITGDLRSNISRVREIEKEIMNLYPNIYALYTGYVMHIYPKDCDKGRAMEIIAENLNIDLGRSIAIGDSVTDIPMLKKVGFGVAVGDADEELKSIARLVLPFKASESTKIFLLELIEYLKSIG, from the coding sequence GTGGGTAGTATACTAAGAGTTATTAAAGAGTTTTTCAATGGTGTAAAACCAGATATGATGTTTATAGATATCGATGGAGTAATGACCATAACTAGGGGTAGCTATATACTTGATCTAGATGTAGTTAAACTGCTTAGAGAGGTTGAAAGTCTTAAACTTCCTATATGTCTAACATCGGGAAATGCATATCCTGTTGTATTAACTCTTCAGAGATATCTAGGTTTTTCATCACTATTTATAGCTGAGAATGGATGTGTTATCCATATCAATAAAAACTATATAAAGCTGTGTAGAGAGTCTCTAGATCCAATAGTTGAGGAGATTTCAAAGAGATTTGGATTACCTAAATCTGATAGTAATCTATATAGATTCTGTGATAGAGCATTTAGAATAACAGGAGATCTTAGATCTAACATCTCTAGAGTTCGTGAAATTGAGAAAGAGATAATGAATCTATATCCAAATATATATGCTCTATACACAGGATATGTTATGCATATCTATCCTAAGGATTGTGATAAGGGTAGAGCAATGGAGATTATAGCAGAGAATCTAAATATAGATCTAGGTAGATCTATAGCAATAGGCGATAGCGTTACAGATATTCCAATGCTAAAGAAGGTTGGTTTTGGTGTTGCTGTAGGAGATGCTGATGAAGAGCTTAAGAGTATAGCTAGACTCGTTCTACCCTTTAAAGCATCTGAATCCACAAAGATATTTCTATTAGAGCTTATAGAATATCTAAAAAGTATAGGATAG
- a CDS encoding ribulose 1,5-bisphosphate carboxylase large subunit (COGs: COG1850 Ribulose 1 5-bisphosphate carboxylase large subunit~InterPro IPR000685:IPR017444:IPR017712~KEGG: tpe:Tpen_1227 ribulose bisophosphate carboxylase~PFAM: ribulose bisphosphate carboxylase large chain; Ribulose bisphosphate carboxylase, large subunit-like~PRIAM: Ribulose-bisphosphate carboxylase~SPTR: A1RZJ5 Ribulose 1,5-bisphosphate carboxylase large subunit~TIGRFAM: ribulose bisphosphate carboxylase, type III~PFAM: Ribulose bisphosphate carboxylase large chain, N-terminal domain; Ribulose bisphosphate carboxylase large chain, catalytic domain~TIGRFAM: ribulose bisphosphate carboxylase, type III), producing MSKPDFEPYSAWVEKSYTPDPKSDVIVTFRITPAEGFTIEDVAGGVAAESSTGTWTTLYPWYDENRLRRLRGKAYAFKDLGDGSYLVRIAYPVELFEEGNMPVFLASVAGNIFGMRRAKYLRVEDIYMPYDFIKYFKGPVKGIQGVRDTLKVYDRPIVGTVPKPKVGYTADEVEKLAYEILSGGMDFIKDDENLGGPSYCRFEARAKAIMKIIDKVEKETGERKVWLANITADVREMEKRLKLVADYGNPVIMVDVVIVGWASLGYIRDLAEEYKLYIHAHRAMHAAITRNPYHGISMFTLAKLFRIIGVDQLHIGTPEVGKLEARTIDVIRNAKVLRENPFKPDKDDDFHLEQEFYHIKPALPTSSGGLHPGTLPEVVRVMGKDLVIQVGGGTIGHPDGPRAGAMAVRQALEAIAKGIPLDEYAKDHKELRRALEKWGYVKPI from the coding sequence ATGTCTAAACCCGATTTTGAACCATATTCAGCATGGGTAGAGAAGAGCTATACCCCAGATCCAAAGAGTGATGTCATTGTAACATTTAGGATAACACCTGCTGAGGGATTTACTATAGAGGATGTTGCTGGAGGTGTTGCTGCTGAGAGTAGTACTGGTACATGGACAACGCTCTATCCTTGGTATGACGAAAATAGATTGAGGAGGCTGAGGGGTAAGGCATACGCATTTAAGGATCTAGGAGATGGCTCATATCTTGTTAGGATTGCCTATCCTGTAGAACTATTTGAAGAAGGTAATATGCCTGTATTTCTAGCTTCTGTTGCTGGAAATATCTTTGGTATGAGGAGAGCTAAGTATCTAAGGGTAGAAGATATCTATATGCCATATGACTTTATAAAGTATTTCAAGGGTCCTGTAAAGGGTATTCAGGGTGTTAGAGATACTCTAAAGGTTTATGATAGACCTATTGTAGGTACAGTTCCAAAGCCAAAAGTTGGATATACTGCAGACGAAGTTGAGAAACTTGCTTATGAGATTCTCAGTGGTGGTATGGACTTTATAAAAGATGATGAAAATCTTGGTGGTCCTAGCTACTGTAGATTTGAGGCAAGAGCTAAAGCTATAATGAAGATTATAGACAAGGTTGAGAAGGAGACTGGAGAGAGAAAGGTTTGGCTAGCCAATATAACTGCAGATGTAAGAGAAATGGAGAAGAGGCTAAAGCTTGTTGCAGACTATGGAAACCCTGTTATAATGGTTGATGTTGTGATAGTTGGATGGGCATCTCTTGGATATATAAGAGATTTAGCAGAGGAATACAAGCTGTATATACATGCTCATAGAGCTATGCACGCAGCTATAACGAGAAATCCATATCACGGAATATCTATGTTTACACTAGCAAAACTATTTAGAATCATAGGCGTTGACCAGCTACACATAGGTACACCAGAAGTTGGAAAGTTAGAAGCAAGGACAATAGATGTGATAAGAAATGCAAAGGTATTGAGAGAAAATCCATTTAAGCCTGATAAAGATGATGACTTCCATCTAGAACAAGAATTCTACCACATAAAACCAGCTCTACCAACATCCTCTGGAGGACTACACCCAGGAACACTACCAGAAGTTGTAAGGGTTATGGGCAAAGATCTTGTGATACAGGTTGGCGGTGGAACTATTGGTCATCCAGATGGACCTAGAGCTGGCGCAATGGCTGTTAGACAAGCGTTAGAAGCTATAGCAAAGGGTATTCCACTAGATGAATATGCCAAGGATCACAAAGAGTTGAGAAGAGCTTTAGAGAAATGGGGTTATGTAAAGCCGATATAG
- a CDS encoding L-fucose isomerase (COGs: COG2407 L-fucose isomerase and related protein~InterPro IPR015888~KEGG: lmc:Lm4b_01051 hypothetical protein~PFAM: L-fucose isomerase-like-like~SPTR: A7VPY7 Putative uncharacterized protein~PFAM: L-fucose isomerase, C-terminal domain): MLKLGFVPLHRYPFDENWAIELKNRFIDVLSKEFRDVATIVYPLEKHTKMGLVTDDVDARNVVKLFKDEDVDGIILTTLTFGDELAGALIAEEFRGKPIIIFATKEPPTLPGGFRRSDSFCGTLSLASALYRRKIPFMFGGIVFPEDQEFRRAMDVFIRVTNIVKNFIGARIGIVGPRPERFETVTYNEAKMAEKYRQRVVNMELLEIVEEAKKLSDNDPRVIDVVNDMSKSVDLSKISKEYVLKLAKLEVILSEKVKEKSLSGLGIRCWTEIQRYYGVSPCFVMGRLTDRGIMAACEVDVYGVLTMIMQYSASLGKTPPFFIDWTIRHPEKPNVFLAWHCGNMPPSLCLPGTCNLVYHSIMYRDVGVEKAYGTLEGRVKPGIVTISRLVEYDGEFKLFITRGRALDEPGPFRGSWVWVEVSDLDKVYRTLIEEGFVHHASMIHGDYVEPLVNAAKILGIKAIVV; this comes from the coding sequence ATGTTAAAACTAGGTTTTGTCCCTTTACATAGATATCCATTTGATGAGAACTGGGCTATAGAGTTAAAGAATAGATTTATCGATGTTCTATCTAAAGAATTTAGAGATGTAGCAACTATTGTATATCCATTAGAGAAACATACTAAGATGGGTCTTGTAACAGATGATGTTGATGCTAGAAATGTTGTTAAACTCTTTAAGGATGAAGATGTTGATGGCATTATACTAACAACACTAACATTTGGTGATGAACTTGCAGGTGCTCTTATAGCGGAGGAGTTTAGGGGTAAGCCAATAATAATTTTTGCTACAAAGGAACCTCCAACACTTCCTGGAGGTTTTAGGAGATCCGATTCCTTCTGTGGAACACTGTCTCTAGCATCGGCTCTATATAGGAGGAAGATACCGTTTATGTTTGGAGGAATAGTATTTCCAGAGGACCAGGAATTTAGAAGAGCTATGGATGTGTTCATTAGGGTTACAAATATTGTTAAGAATTTTATAGGTGCTAGAATAGGTATTGTTGGTCCTAGGCCAGAGAGATTTGAGACTGTTACATATAATGAGGCTAAAATGGCTGAGAAATATAGGCAACGTGTAGTTAATATGGAGCTTCTAGAAATTGTTGAAGAGGCTAAGAAGCTTAGTGATAATGATCCTAGGGTTATTGATGTTGTTAACGATATGAGTAAATCTGTAGATTTATCAAAGATTTCTAAGGAATATGTATTAAAACTTGCAAAACTTGAGGTTATACTAAGTGAAAAAGTAAAGGAGAAGAGCCTTAGTGGACTAGGCATTAGATGTTGGACAGAGATTCAGAGATACTATGGTGTATCGCCATGCTTTGTTATGGGGAGGCTAACAGATAGAGGTATAATGGCTGCATGTGAAGTTGATGTATATGGTGTTCTAACAATGATTATGCAGTACTCAGCATCACTAGGTAAGACACCTCCATTCTTTATAGACTGGACGATTAGACATCCTGAGAAGCCAAATGTATTTCTTGCATGGCACTGTGGAAATATGCCCCCATCTCTATGTCTCCCAGGTACATGCAACCTTGTATACCATAGCATAATGTATAGAGATGTAGGAGTGGAGAAAGCATATGGAACACTAGAGGGTAGAGTAAAACCTGGTATAGTTACTATAAGTAGACTTGTAGAATATGATGGAGAATTTAAACTATTTATAACTAGGGGAAGAGCCCTAGACGAACCAGGTCCATTTAGAGGTAGCTGGGTATGGGTAGAGGTTAGCGATCTTGATAAAGTGTATAGAACCCTTATAGAGGAGGGATTTGTCCATCATGCAAGTATGATACATGGAGACTATGTAGAGCCTCTAGTAAATGCTGCTAAAATACTTGGTATAAAAGCTATAGTTGTATAA
- a CDS encoding Carbohydrate kinase, FGGY (COGs: COG1070 Sugar (pentulose and hexulose) kinase~InterPro IPR018484:IPR018485~KEGG: gdi:GDI1490 putative carbohydrate kinase protein~PFAM: Carbohydrate kinase, FGGY-like~SPTR: C1YXK8 Pentulose/hexulose kinase~PFAM: FGGY family of carbohydrate kinases, N-terminal domain; FGGY family of carbohydrate kinases, C-terminal domain), translating to MLRYKVVFSRCIGLEKDIFIGIDLGSSGVRIEVYDIDGNLIAEGREAISKQDVDEWLMAIAKAMPRAISEYRGYRKHVVIDSTSGTFIAVDAYGRPLLKPVMYYEKAVDIWDKVKGLSSIKDIGMRGVTIDAASPLVKILDIRERKPDIYRKIKWIIPASTWISYRLCFSEGEIWRDIYTDYTNALKFGLDITSSPPQWYKPLFDDLGIDLEIMPKPIGCGEYMCTARGDYASILGLEGAEVYHGMTDGNASALAGGALKIGDTNIYTGSTTVPKFVTDKLIPHPALYYHIHPINGYLAGSATGFTGYILSWFTEKVFGINISEAFNYISIVEPGSEYIFFPPGDRGPFYDTALNPAIVDIKIYDDTREKIIGRFLRSIVLGITLLEYTYIKLFEELFNTKINTVRLTGGGSKSKIWNIIRASIYEKKVEIFGDRVAIGAIIPILIKNKIYTNVIEIEKRFLKPLDIIEPDENLVKIYRAKMIKEKYLEKLKKLQELYRIA from the coding sequence TTGCTGAGGTACAAAGTAGTTTTTAGCAGGTGTATCGGATTGGAAAAGGATATTTTTATAGGTATTGATCTTGGGAGTAGTGGTGTAAGGATAGAGGTATATGATATTGATGGAAATCTCATTGCAGAGGGTCGTGAGGCAATCTCTAAACAGGATGTTGATGAATGGCTAATGGCTATAGCTAAAGCTATGCCTAGAGCTATATCAGAGTATAGGGGTTATAGAAAGCATGTTGTTATTGATAGTACCTCTGGTACATTTATAGCTGTAGATGCTTATGGAAGACCATTGCTAAAGCCTGTGATGTACTATGAGAAGGCTGTTGATATTTGGGATAAGGTGAAGGGTTTGTCATCTATTAAAGATATTGGTATGAGAGGTGTTACTATAGATGCAGCTTCACCTCTTGTTAAGATTCTTGATATAAGGGAGAGGAAACCTGATATCTATAGAAAGATAAAGTGGATTATTCCTGCATCTACATGGATATCCTATAGACTTTGTTTTAGTGAGGGGGAGATTTGGAGAGATATATATACTGATTATACAAATGCACTTAAATTTGGACTAGATATAACCTCTAGCCCTCCACAGTGGTATAAACCATTATTTGACGATCTTGGTATAGATCTAGAGATAATGCCTAAACCAATAGGTTGTGGAGAATATATGTGTACTGCTAGAGGTGACTATGCATCTATTCTAGGTCTTGAAGGTGCTGAGGTATACCATGGAATGACAGATGGGAATGCATCAGCACTTGCAGGTGGTGCTCTAAAGATAGGTGATACCAATATCTATACAGGTTCTACAACAGTACCAAAATTTGTTACAGATAAACTTATTCCACATCCAGCTCTATACTACCATATACATCCAATAAATGGCTATCTAGCAGGTTCAGCAACAGGTTTTACAGGATATATACTATCGTGGTTTACAGAAAAAGTATTTGGGATAAATATTAGTGAAGCGTTCAACTATATATCAATTGTTGAACCAGGATCTGAATACATATTCTTCCCACCTGGCGATAGAGGGCCATTCTATGATACAGCATTAAACCCTGCAATAGTAGATATAAAGATATATGATGATACACGTGAGAAAATTATAGGGAGGTTCCTTAGGAGTATAGTCCTAGGGATAACACTTCTTGAATATACATATATAAAGCTATTTGAGGAGCTATTCAATACAAAGATAAATACAGTAAGACTAACGGGAGGAGGAAGCAAATCGAAGATATGGAACATAATAAGGGCATCAATATATGAGAAAAAAGTGGAGATATTTGGAGATAGAGTTGCTATAGGAGCAATAATACCTATACTAATAAAGAATAAGATATATACAAATGTGATAGAGATAGAGAAGAGATTTCTAAAGCCGTTAGATATCATAGAACCTGATGAAAATCTTGTAAAGATATATAGAGCAAAGATGATTAAAGAGAAATATCTAGAAAAATTGAAAAAGCTCCAAGAGCTATATCGTATAGCCTAA
- a CDS encoding protein of unknown function UPF0153 (InterPro IPR005358~KEGG: cma:Cmaq_1944 hypothetical protein~PFAM: protein of unknown function UPF0153~PFAM: Uncharacterised protein family (UPF0153)), with amino-acid sequence MGLGLAKKLSFVNFGDICRGCSVNCCKKFYAVLLPEEEKIFNGVSFDMDTKLGSVKAIGSYRGRQCIFLDENGFCKIYENRPFDCRLWPIILYYDFNTNEKVVYLDLECPAVESGRIPKDFIDRVIDILRNSDIDIEWLKKYTLAPWPNRLKEITRFR; translated from the coding sequence ATGGGGCTTGGTCTAGCTAAAAAGCTTAGCTTTGTTAACTTTGGTGATATATGTAGGGGATGCAGTGTAAATTGTTGTAAGAAATTCTATGCAGTACTTTTACCAGAGGAGGAAAAGATATTCAATGGAGTATCATTTGATATGGATACTAAGCTAGGTAGTGTAAAGGCTATAGGGAGTTATAGGGGGAGGCAGTGTATATTTCTAGATGAAAATGGGTTCTGTAAAATATATGAGAATAGACCTTTTGACTGTAGGCTATGGCCCATTATACTATACTATGATTTTAACACTAATGAGAAAGTAGTATATCTAGATCTTGAGTGTCCAGCAGTTGAATCAGGTAGAATTCCTAAGGATTTTATCGATAGAGTTATAGATATTTTGAGAAATTCTGATATAGATATTGAATGGCTGAAGAAATATACCCTAGCTCCCTGGCCAAATAGATTAAAGGAGATTACAAGATTTAGATAA
- a CDS encoding class II aldolase/adducin family protein (COGs: COG0235 Ribulose-5-phosphate 4-epimerase and related epimerase and aldolase~InterPro IPR001303~KEGG: cma:Cmaq_1697 class II aldolase/adducin family protein~PFAM: class II aldolase/adducin family protein~SPTR: A8MAE3 Class II aldolase/adducin family protein~PFAM: Class II Aldolase and Adducin N-terminal domain), translated as MSNEYLEMMCEVMKMLYLRGLISSTGGNVSIKLDDNTIAVTPRGFSEYPKFMLRPEQISIIDMNGNHIRGWPPTTEVKLHIAVYRVCKDCKAILHTHPLILPFLPPNVELPIDTELKYFLEPKICWVEELRPRTEDLAQATASKVKEGCNIIILQNHGLVTTGRTLMEAVERTEAVDLASKRFLVLKLLSKYLSA; from the coding sequence ATGAGCAATGAGTATCTCGAAATGATGTGTGAGGTTATGAAGATGCTCTATTTGCGAGGATTGATTTCTTCTACTGGTGGAAATGTTAGTATAAAGCTAGATGATAATACAATTGCAGTAACTCCTCGAGGCTTTTCAGAATATCCAAAGTTTATGCTAAGACCTGAACAGATCTCTATAATAGATATGAATGGTAATCACATTAGAGGTTGGCCTCCAACAACTGAGGTAAAACTTCATATAGCTGTATATAGAGTTTGTAAAGATTGTAAAGCTATCCTACATACACATCCACTGATCCTCCCATTTCTACCACCAAATGTTGAGCTACCAATTGATACAGAACTCAAATATTTTCTTGAACCAAAAATATGTTGGGTAGAGGAGTTAAGACCTAGAACAGAGGATTTGGCACAAGCTACTGCATCTAAAGTTAAGGAGGGCTGTAATATCATAATATTGCAAAACCATGGCTTAGTTACAACAGGTAGAACATTAATGGAGGCTGTAGAGAGAACAGAAGCTGTTGATTTGGCATCTAAAAGATTTCTAGTATTAAAGCTACTTTCAAAGTATCTCTCTGCATAG